AAACCTAACTTGCAGATGTAAGGAGGCACTAGGACAACTGAATAAACACAAGTGTTGATGACGCCACGTGGCTAGAGCCCTGCAACCACAACCAAACCCCCATCATTGGTATCTACAATTAAGCACTTACATGGAatactaagagcaactccaacgcggtgacccatttcgtccgcgcgcgcccgtttgggtcggcgcggacagaaaaTTCGCCCAACCCACCAACCCAAACGGATgcgcgtccgcttttcgtccgccTACCGACCCATTCCCGACCCATTTTTGAGCCTCATTTGTGTCGGCGTGGACACGAGATGGACACGCGCAACGCGCGCCAACTACTCCCTCTGGCCCGCTAGTCGGCGACAGCCTCCACCATTTCCCTCCACTTTCCTCCAAAACCCTCCCACACGCGCGCGCTCCCGCCGCTTGCCATGGATGATAACCTCGATGCCGCCGCCAGCCTCGCCTCCCTCACCTCGTCCGGCATCACGCCTGCCCCCTCCGGCAAAGGCAAGCCTCGCGCCCCTCGCAAGACCGCCACCGCGACCAAGCTGAACAAGAAGTTGATGACCGAGCAGCGGGCCAGGGAGTCGGCAAAGAGAAAAGACTGGAGGCACGCTATGGACGCAAGGGATGAAGCAGCGGCCGCGGACACCAACGCCCGTGTCGCTGTGGAAACGAGGGAGGCGCTGTTGTACCTAGGGTTAAATGCTGGCTAGCACGGGATTGCCAATGATGCCGTGGCCGCGGCCAGCACTAGCTTGTCTGCGTTTCCTCGGATGGTGCTACCAGAGTTgccccacgcgtcagccactcacCCGATCCCTGGCTTCTACGTATACCCGCAAGCCTCCCGCCTCTCCGGGGAATGCTCGTCGGAGGTGAGTGTGGTGGCGCCTTCCATGCCCTcgcccgcgcccatcgacctcaacgccacaccGATAGCCGGTGGCTCGTCATACGGTGGGGCGAGGAGACGCACGCGGGAGATGCCAACCGACATGATCCCTAGTGCCCGCAACCTGTTCCACAGAATGCCGTCGGCCGACGATGATGATTTCATGCAGAATATCATCTTTGAGGCCGGTACGGAGGCCGCTGGTGGTGCCGCCGCGGTTGGCTACAATCCCGAtgagacacaaagccaggacggccgAGAGCTATTCACGCCGTCGATCTTTGATAAATCTGGCATGCAAGACGCCTTCATGCGAGATCAGATCGGCCTGGACCTGGACGGCTTCCCGCTTGACCACAAGTTTCTAGAGGACTACGACCTAGAGGAAGAGGATGAGTTGGACATCGACGGagagcctttgttcgaggacgagctcgccaaccaagccgccGGGGTGAAGCTGAAGCACAAGAGCAGGCGGACGAAGGCATACACGACGGCCGAGGACAAGCTCCTTTGTGAGTGTTTGAGGGACATTGGGCAAGACCCCAAGACCGGCGCAGAACAAAAGGCATCAACCTTTTGGGCTCATGTCCATCGCGAGTTCCATGAACGCAAGAAGTTTCAGCTGTACCAAATGCATAGCACGCGTGGGTGGGTGTCCATTTCGAAGCGATGTaaggtgatccaacaagagtgcaacaagttttattCCACTCTTCCGAGCATCAAGGCACGCCCCGTGAGCAAcatcggcatgcaagacatggtatgcatGCAAGAGCCCTTGTTTGTGTCATTCCATTTACGCTTGCATGTCCATTTCCGTATCCATGTGCCAATATGCGTGCATGCAATTCATTTGTACGCATTCCaaactttggaggcattcaaggtgcaACATGAAGGCAAGTCCTTCCACCTCTCTCATTGTTGGAGGGTCATCAAAGACGAGGAGAAGTTCAAAGCGCAATTTGCCACCCTCATGGCGCGTGGGGAAAAGAAAGccgaggaggaggttggggagggcgaGAAGGCACGACCGCGGGGAAAGACAAACACCAATAAGGAGGACAAGCGGGATGTAGCGTCGATcgccttgatcgcaagcgtggaggacatgatgaccaagaaggactcaagggaggagaaGCGACGGAAAGACAAGGAAGAGCAAATGAATGCCTTCACGGAGATCCAAAGGAGGACGTTTGAGATGGTGGCGGAGAAGCAAACGAGGATGCCtgagatggaggcggagaagcaagtcAAGATGCTAAAGATCGAGGCCGCCAAtgccaagaccaaggcgaaagaagtggctctcgctAGCATGAAGAcgggggtggagatcatgaaggtggatctcaacaccgtgtcaCCAAAAAAGAGGTCGTGGTTTGAGAAAATGCAGgcccgacatgctcaagttcgacaACGAGTGATCTATGGCGGCGAGGACCATCCTTTTTGTATGCCCGCAAGTGTGCTGGCATGACCACTGccgcgatggcgtggtcgaactcccGCTCCTTTTTGTGTGCTGACATGTGTGCCGGCCGCTGGCAAGTGCGTCAGCATGAACTGTGTGGTGTTTTTTAAGCTGGCACTGTATGCCGGCCGCTGGCATGGTGCCGACATGAACTCTGGGCGACAGTATGGCCGCAGGCCTTTTTCAAATTTGTGTGCGGACATGAAATGGGCCGCAAATGTTGGGTGCACTGCCGACCCAAAAGAAAAACAAGATGGACGCtgagcgggcggccgacccaaacggacaaaaagcggacgaaagcgtcgttcgtttgggtcggcgcgttgaagTTGCACTAACGGGTAGGGCCTCGCTACTAGGTGTTACTCAATCTACTGCCACTGCCACTGAACTCTTTATTATGAACCCGAATTTCTTACTATTGTTTAATCCCTAGTATATGAAAGAATGGAAACATATTTTCACTCTCGTGGAATAAGAAACCCCGTGCTTCAATGAAAGGAGTATTGTAATTGTTTTGTTATGTACTTCAACAACAGTCGTGAAACTACTATTGCTAGATTATTTCGAACGCGTTCTTTTTTGGTATTTATGCTCGCTATCAGATAATGAAAAGAAAACATGCGAAACGAGATCACTTTattaactagccaataatatttatTAACTAGCTAATAGTAACAAACGGGGACATTATTAATAGAAAAAGGCGCGGAAATCTCTCCTAGCTAACCTAACTAGTTCAGATGCTAGTACGTTGGTAGTTCCCAACCCATGAGACCTTGTAAATCTACCTTGTTATAGCCTCACTTTAGTTGCAATCCTACCCTTAATCACGAGATTTTTTTCTTGTGTATGATTGGGAATTTTAGGTTTTTTTTCAAAGAAGGAGATGGAGAGGGGATAGGGGCAAAGTAGTCATTGGATAAAACCCTAAAATGAAATAGAGCCTTTTATCGAATGGACAGAGTGAGTAAAAGGCGGACATTTTATCGAATAACCCCATAAATCACGGCGCCGCTCACCGCGCCTCCAGCCCTCCCCCTCGCctcgcccccgtcgccgccgctgTCAGGAGCTGAACCTCGATGCTACTGAAGAGAGAAGAAGACGCAGGACAAGTTCAATTATCCAACGGCGCAGACGAGAAGATACCGTTTCAGAACAAACCAACGGCTCAGATGCGTCCTCGCCGTTTTATCCAATGAGTTTAAACCGAACACTGTAATGTAGTCGCTAATCACTGTATTACCGCGGTGAGCTGGAAAGGGGGTTTATATGCTCGGCACCGAGGCGAGTTCGGGCAGGTTGTAATTGGATAAGTCATTGTAGGTAGCTAGAACCTAGGCCGTGAGCAAGACGGGGTATCCGCCATTGGCGATCTGCCCTTGTATCCCTTAAATTTCATGATCCAGCAGTGAAATCGACTCCCAATTCCTCCGATCTCTTCGATCCTCTTCACCTGGTCCTTACAATGAAATAGAGCCTTTTATCGAATGGACAGAGTGAGTAAAACGCGGACATTTTATCGAATAACCCCATAAATCACGGCGCCGCTCACCGCGCCTCCAGCCCTCccccccgcctcgccgccgccagccctccccctcgcctcgccgccgtcgccgccgccagcccTCCCCctcgcctcgtcgccgccgtcagcccctcgcctcgtcgccgccgtcagcCCCTCGCCTCGTCGCTGCTAGCCCTCCCCCTTCGCCTCTTCGCCGCCAGCGGCCAGCCATGGACGTTGCCCCCGGCGAAGACCCCCCAGCAGACTCCTCCGGTGAGCGTCCTCCACTGCCCTTTACAATCACAtcacctttgtgtttttcttttctttagaCACTCTTTTTCTGGGTATTCTGTGCGTGATTAGAATCATAAAAACAGTATTTGAGTTTTGGACTGAATTTACCGTAGGTGATATTTCAAGTGTATCTCTACTAGCTACTAGCTTTATGCATACAGTTTCATTACTATTTGAATTGAATTGTACCAAGTGAAATACAGAGCTTGATGCCAAAAATAAGGATACCTAGTAAACCTATGAGAAAGAATTGATTAATAAAGTGCTTATTTGTTCATCAATTACTATGCTTATGTTAAATAATGCCTGCTGCATTTTATGATCATTATAGTTTTCCACATGTAACTGTCTGTGCCTCTACTTACGATTGCCTTGTACGCATCCCACATTTTTCATGTCCACCTTGCATGTGGCTTATACATCAGAAGTGGTACTTCCATTGCTGTGCAAATTCATTTCTTCTCTCTTATATGATAACTAATCAGTCATCTGTTTCTGTAGGCATGTATTACCGCAGAAAAAGGAAGCCTTCCAACCCCATGAATAATCTTTCACTTACTGGAAATAGGGTTCACAGTTGGGGATGTGGCAGTGTTACCGAGCAGTGGGACCGCTTGTATGCTCAGAAGGTCCAATTACTGACTTTCCTTTCGACTCTGCCCGAGCCTGCTCTGAGTTATGGGCTGAGTGCTGAAACTGATATGGCCAATTCTATCGAGCAAAGAGAAGAGAAAAAGAGTGTAATAGTTcttgattcggacgatgaagatgaAAGCACAAGAGCACACAAACAACTGACGCCTGAGAAAAACAAACAGCTCACACCTGAGAAAAATAAACAGCTGATACCATCAGAACAGGCTGGTGCTCTCTTGAGGGTGGTAACTGAAGGAATTGATGAAGTAATAAATGAGACAATGCCTGTTGGAGACCAAAAGAGTCAAATTGTTCCGTATAGTCCAAGTGCAACTTTAGTGAATCAGTATCCTGTTACCAGCTATCAACCATCAGCAGTTCTGTTTGAGAGAGTTATATTGCAGAAAAGACCTGAGGAGGAACGTATCCATGATCTGGCTGTATGTACTTTTCACTTGCAATTTTTTACTGAATTTTTACTAAGAGTTATATTGTTGTTTTTGTTCTACATGCTTGTACTGACAAACTAGTAGTATCAACATTTGCACTGCCTCATCAGTATCTCTGAAGGACACTGCAAAACTGTTGtctttgttttcaatttttttttaatgTTCATCCATAATTATTTATCGCATCTTAGTTCACAAGTACCCTTTGTCTTGTACTGAAAATAATGGAGTATAATTATCTGATATTTTCTCAATCTATTCCAATTCAAAGCTGAAAGTTTTCATCTTCCAGCCGTAACTCTTGCTGCTCAATGTAGGTTGCTACCCATAAGGAGAAAATAGCAGAAACACAAGTTCTCCCTCCACTGCCTAAGGAGAGAAAAAAACGAAAAGTTGATCCAAGCTCCCAGGTAGATGGGGATGTTGAAATTGTgccaagaaaaacaaaaacaaaaaatgaagCAAATCCAGCAGTATTTGATTTGCCCTCAGAACCTTACAATCCTGTGGGGGAAGACAAGCCTGTGGAGGAAGATGAGCCTATGGGGGAAGATGAGCCTATGGAGGAAGAGCATATACAAGAACAGGAAAGTGATGGTCTTGAAGATTTTTGGAATGAGTACTCAGTGGCACTTGAAAGCTCTAAGGTACAAATTATAATCACAGACTTATGACTTTTGTTGCTGCAGCATTTTGAAACATATCATTTTGTAATTTAATAGTTGTGCTTATAATTGCATGCTCTGTCTGCAAATTGATTCAACTTGTAAAGTTTGAGGATAGATGAGAGCTTAGCTCAATTAGAGAAATCTGCGTACTTTATTTTCCCTAAATTGTTTATCTGGATTTATGTTGTTTGGCATAATGATTTAGTTACATTTATTGGCCAGCTCGACACACTTGAAGAGGCAGCCAATGAGAAAGAAGTGGGTGAGAAAGAGGTGGACAACGCCTGCAATCATGATATACAGATTCACGAAGATCTGGGCCATGTATGCCGTGTCTGCGGTTTGATTGTGAAAAGGGCTGACACAATCATTGATTATCAGTGGAGAAAGGTATCTTATTTGTTTAAGATATGTGATGATGCTTCTGTAACTATGAGGCCGTTTAGCAACATATGTATTTTAAATTTTTTGGAAGTTCTTACCAAGTATTCTGTTTAGCAACAAGCAAATTGGCCCACGGGAACGTGTGCGATCCATTTGGTGTGCTGAAACTGATTTCAAATACATTTTTTATTTTGTATTACACTATTACGTTGTTTGAACAAAATCTGTTTTTATAAGAGCCAAGTGCCTAAAGGGGCACAATATGCCAATCATACCTGAGAATTAGTCCATGCCATCTTATCCGACAAAATTGACACATTTGCTCATGCCGCAGAGCCTCACGCTAGACTTCGTGGGTTGTTATTTGGGTTATTCCTGTATTTCCAGCATGAAGAAAATTTTCTAGTATAGCGCATGTAGTTGTTATTTTCTGATATTCTGTATCTACTGCTATGCATTATAATTTTTCAGAAATGTCATGATGGCATAATATAAACTTTCGAATGACTTGAAAGTTTAAACGTATGATTGGAACGATCAATTGACATTATGTTCACCTCATGTCAGGCATCAAGGTCAAGATCATATTTCTCTGAAAAGCGTTCAAAGGATTCTGACGAGATTGTCACTGGTGATGTTAGAGTCGCTGAAGAACTCAATGCTTTAGACATTGCTATTCATCCAAGACATGAAAAGCAAATGAGACCACATCAGCTGGCAGGTTTCCACTTTCTGGTCAAGAATTTGGTCTCTGACAAACCAGGAGGTTGCATTCTAGCTCATGCCCCTGGTTCGGGGAAAACATTTATGCTCATTAGTTTTATTCAGAGCTTATTGGCAAAGTATCCCTCTGGAAGGCCGCTCGTTGTACTCCCTAAAGGCATATTAGGTACATGGAAAAGGGAATTTCAACAGTGGCAAGTGGAGGACATACCACTGTATGACTTGTATTCTGTCAAGACCAGAGCAGAGCAGTTGGAAATCCTCAAGTCTTGGGAAGCCAAAAGGAGTATCCTCTTGGTGGGCTACACTCAGTTCTCTTGGATCATTAGCAGTGACGAGGGTGGTGCCGTTGCAGCTGGATGCCAGGAGAGGTTGCTTAAGGTCCCAAACCTACTTATAATGGATGAGGGCCATTTACCTAGGACTGAGTCAACTAATGTTCTAGAATCACTGCAGAGAGTACAAACTCCACGTAAGGTGGTCCTATCTGGTACACTTTTCCAAAATCATGTCTCAGAAGTGTTCAACATCGTGAATCTTGTACGCCCAAAGTTTCTCAAGAAGGAATCGTCTCGTCCTATCGTTGCCCGTATAATGAGTCAAGTGTCGATATCAGGTCGCAGGATTTCAAAAGAAGACACTGATAAATTCAATGAGTCGGTAGAAGAGACCCTGCTGCATGATGGTGACTTCACGAGAAAAGTAAACGTCATTAGAAGTCTCAGAGAACTAACAAAAGACGTGCTTCACTACTACAAGGGTGATATCTTGGATGACCTACCTGGCCTTGTAGACTTCAGTGTCTTCTTGAAACTCAGTCCCAAGCAGAAAGAAATCGTTCACAAGTTGGAAGCCTACGAGAAGTTCAAAAAAAATGCAGTAGGAACTGCCTTGTACATGCATCCATGTCTGTCAGAAATGTCAGAAGTTGCCGCGGCTGATAGGGCTTCCAACTTGACGGATGCAGCTGTTGATAGTCTGGTCCAGTCTATCAACGTGGCCGACGGTGTGAAGGCCAGATTTTTCACCAATATCCTGGCACTTGCGGAATCTGCAGGAGAGAAGGTCCTTGCTTTCAGTCAGTACCTGCTTCCCATGAAATTTTTGGAAAGGCTACTTGTTAAGACAAGGGGCTGGCATGTAGGAAAGGAGATGTTTGTGATCCGTGGTGATAGTAAATGTACTATGGAAGAAAGAGAACTGACAGTGGCTCAGTTTAACAACTCTGCTGATGCAAAAGTCCTGTTTGGCTCTATCAAGGCATGTGGGGAGGGCATCTCCCTGGTGGGCGCATCGAGAGTGGTCATTCTAGATGTTCACTTGAACCCCTCTGTTACCCGTCAGGCAATTGGGCGGGCGTTCAGGCCTGGACAGCAGAAGAAAGTGTTTGTCTACAGGCTCGTAGCAGCTGACTCTCCGGAGGAGAACACCCATAAAACTGCGGTCAAGAAGGAGGTGATACCGAAGCTGTGGTTTGAATGGAGCGAGCAGCGCTGCACGTCGGAGGGCTTCCAGCTGAACGAAATAGACATCGACGACTGCGGGGACGAGCTGCTGGACAACAGGGCAATGCGCCAGGACATCACGGCCTTGTACACAAGGTGAAGGGAGGCTGGCTGTTGTACATACACCGCGTACATATGGCTTGCCGGTCGTTGGTGATTGTCATTGCTCTCAGGTAAGAAGGGTCTCGTGGAGAATCATTCTTTTCACATTATGATACCTGTTTCTCCTTGTTTTGCCTCAAGTAACGCGTTCGTCTTATGgccatttcttttctttgtttttcttgtaCAGGGTGTCACAGTTGTTGCTCCATTGTGGTGGAATTCCAAGCAAGGGTTTTCTGTTGTTGGTGCCGTCTTCCTGCCTATGTCTGCTGGGTGACCTACCTACCTGTTTTGTAGTATGTGCCGACTTGGGACAGCAATTAGCCAGGGAACCGATCCTCGTCGCATCTCTTGATCAGGACTCCCAGGATTAAGCAGATACGTGTTTTTTTGCTACCTTGTCGTGACCAAATAATGTTGTTGTGTTGGATGCCAAACCTTGGGCTGCACTGCACCTCCCACCGTCGTCGGTAGGGTGATAAGTGTTTCCTGTgtgcaggaaatgcaggtactctctGTTATGAGGGGAGGAAAACTGAAATAACCCCTGCAAGTCATAAATTGGAACTCGGTGTCGTGCTGAGAGATGTACAGATTGTTTGCTGTCTTAAATTCTGTGTCGTCCAGTGTTTATCCATCTATCTATATGTTTTTGGCATAACAGTGTACATCTGTTCATGTGATTATGTGATTGATTTGCCGGATTTTGGAAGAGCTGTCAGCGGGATGGCGCTTTGGTGTGGCTGACTCGGCTGTTGTGCTACTGAATTTCATCAGAATCAGAATGGTAAGTTCCCAGTCTGGCATTTGACAGTGCTTCTGATTTTCTTTTGGCACAGCAAAAGGCCACACGCCCATCCTGATTAAGAGAGAGATGCCCATCCTGTAACAGTTTTGGTTTTGTTTCTTCTGTACCTTTTGGGCCGGTGGTGCAAAACATCCTGTTTGTGTTTAATTGGAAGGAAATGGTTTCAAATCTGCACATCCGGCTAGCTACTCGTAGCGTTTTGCAGGGATGGTTCAGCTCCATTACAACTAGCTTGACGTGAATTTCGCATGCCGAAATGATATAGAGAGGGCACGCCCCCTCCCTATTAGGGCAAATCACCAAATGGACGGCACCAACTCCAACTCCCTATTGTTACAGTTGTTGTTGTGGAAGGCCTAGCAAGTGTTTTTCTGACGAGACAGACCACCACTGCGCCCCTTCGCGTTGCCACCACCAACCGTGCGCAGTGCGTTATCACCAACACCAGTGGCGGAGGACGAAAGTATTTTGAGGTGGGGCGAACTCTTAAGCCAAAAAAAAAAAATTGTGCACGACCAACATAAAGAATACAATCAGCAATGAACAATGCACACCAATATTTTCATATAATCCTAAACAGAATAGCCAACTAAAATGAAAATGCAAACATACTTTAAAAAGACAAACAACCTAAAACATACCCAGGCAAGTTCTAATGGCGAGTGGAAGACCCGGGCAACGGTAGTGCCCTACCCTTCTTGTGAAAATCTTCCTTAATTTTACCAAGATCAAGACTTTTGAATATCCCTCGTTCAATATAACACACCATCAAGTCATTAAGCCAGCCATCGGACATCTTGCTGCGTAACTCGGTCTTGATGATCTTCATTGCTGAAAAAGCCCTTTCAACTGTTGCTGTCGCCACCGGTAGTAGCAATGCCAGCTCAATGAGGCGATAAACCGTGGGAAACATGatgtgcctttcaagttcaaccatcTTTTTAGCTAGGCTTGCAATATCATGACAATCTCTAAAATCTTCAATTCTTCTCATATGAATAATGAATAGCTCAAGGTGATCTCGTATATGCTCACGGTCATAACTAGAGAAATCCTCATGATAAATCTCTGCGAGTCGAGCAAGCTTACTGATATTGAACCTAGAAAAGGAGTCTCTTGGGTCAAGACAAGAGAAGTTCTAGAGGAGCTCTGAAGATACCTCATTAAAACGATGATCAAACTCCGTGGTGATGGAGTCTATAGCAACATAGAAGGTGTCCACACGGAAGAAATGATCAGCAATGACATTGTTTCTTCCACCTTTTCTTGATTTCCCCCATTTTGTGAAGGTGTCATCCATACTTGGTATTGGAATTTCATTTTTGGTGCAGAATGCTTTCACATCTTCCAAGAGTGGCTCCCAACCATCATTTCTCCAATTGATCAAACGTGTTCTCACATCCGTAACCAATGACATAGCCTGAAATGATACAATTG
Above is a window of Triticum dicoccoides isolate Atlit2015 ecotype Zavitan chromosome 5B, WEW_v2.0, whole genome shotgun sequence DNA encoding:
- the LOC119309981 gene encoding protein CHROMATIN REMODELING 35-like, with protein sequence MDVAPGEDPPADSSGMYYRRKRKPSNPMNNLSLTGNRVHSWGCGSVTEQWDRLYAQKVQLLTFLSTLPEPALSYGLSAETDMANSIEQREEKKSVIVLDSDDEDESTRAHKQLTPEKNKQLTPEKNKQLIPSEQAGALLRVVTEGIDEVINETMPVGDQKSQIVPYSPSATLVNQYPVTSYQPSAVLFERVILQKRPEEERIHDLAVATHKEKIAETQVLPPLPKERKKRKVDPSSQVDGDVEIVPRKTKTKNEANPAVFDLPSEPYNPVGEDKPVEEDEPMGEDEPMEEEHIQEQESDGLEDFWNEYSVALESSKLDTLEEAANEKEVGEKEVDNACNHDIQIHEDLGHVCRVCGLIVKRADTIIDYQWRKASRSRSYFSEKRSKDSDEIVTGDVRVAEELNALDIAIHPRHEKQMRPHQLAGFHFLVKNLVSDKPGGCILAHAPGSGKTFMLISFIQSLLAKYPSGRPLVVLPKGILGTWKREFQQWQVEDIPLYDLYSVKTRAEQLEILKSWEAKRSILLVGYTQFSWIISSDEGGAVAAGCQERLLKVPNLLIMDEGHLPRTESTNVLESLQRVQTPRKVVLSGTLFQNHVSEVFNIVNLVRPKFLKKESSRPIVARIMSQVSISGRRISKEDTDKFNESVEETLLHDGDFTRKVNVIRSLRELTKDVLHYYKGDILDDLPGLVDFSVFLKLSPKQKEIVHKLEAYEKFKKNAVGTALYMHPCLSEMSEVAAADRASNLTDAAVDSLVQSINVADGVKARFFTNILALAESAGEKVLAFSQYLLPMKFLERLLVKTRGWHVGKEMFVIRGDSKCTMEERELTVAQFNNSADAKVLFGSIKACGEGISLVGASRVVILDVHLNPSVTRQAIGRAFRPGQQKKVFVYRLVAADSPEENTHKTAVKKEVIPKLWFEWSEQRCTSEGFQLNEIDIDDCGDELLDNRAMRQDITALYTRLVGKMPRDKRRPRGLDQVQNASKRVLRSSSISKVQSGNSSKTGECAGSELTQDDALCDGDTVVLERTAGGFIALSDGKSKMTDNVALANASKTDASPLAEDLIRQAASNFKPTVVSLASLDGNTMLAECTGVCLECPDPNTAKFLTSLSLFTASDGKRNSSDRVRIQVRSPNGRVVSGQLLYYDAYYGIAFVGTQHLPGCEVDHRLVLDHDKQLESSSEVVALWQSFSSDKLMASHGQLIGTTDGTVHKLMYSTCKITRVGFGGPLIDLDGHFVGMNFYHSQTSADRQQIVITPCLPRKIVLKCMQYSGIFKLETETKQGGDDTIESSPTKIHESCTHGNYYRDGFFAMNPG